Proteins encoded within one genomic window of Flavobacterium gilvum:
- a CDS encoding RNA polymerase sigma factor: MSFDDNTFLMQSLTNGEEKAYEFLLNKFHKKLHTYALTLVNDYSMAQDIVQNVFLKTWKNRNKLNPEFSIQSFLYKSVYNEFINNYQQNKAMMLLQKKYIESIQHVVETTDESSIERMLVIINKEIQNLPTKCQQVFILSKKEGLTNIEIAEHLDVSIKTVEAQISKAYKILKEKLKDKKNMVLLLLFHPANRDSISE, encoded by the coding sequence ATGAGTTTTGATGACAATACGTTTTTAATGCAAAGCCTTACAAATGGAGAAGAAAAGGCCTATGAATTTCTGCTAAATAAGTTTCATAAAAAACTTCATACCTATGCATTGACACTTGTCAACGATTATTCAATGGCGCAAGATATTGTTCAAAATGTATTTTTAAAAACATGGAAAAACAGAAATAAACTTAATCCTGAATTTTCAATTCAAAGTTTTTTGTATAAATCTGTTTACAATGAATTCATAAACAATTATCAGCAGAATAAAGCGATGATGCTTCTACAGAAAAAATATATTGAATCGATACAGCACGTAGTTGAAACAACAGATGAAAGTTCAATTGAACGTATGCTGGTAATTATCAATAAAGAAATTCAAAATCTGCCAACTAAGTGTCAGCAGGTATTTATTCTGAGCAAAAAGGAGGGACTTACTAATATTGAAATTGCTGAACACTTGGATGTTTCGATTAAGACAGTTGAAGCCCAAATAAGCAAAGCGTATAAAATATTAAAGGAAAAATTAAAAGACAAAAAAAATATGGTATTGCTTTTGCTTTTCCATCCAGCTAATAGAGATTCTATTTCAGAATAA
- a CDS encoding FecR family protein produces MDFKEIEIIIIKYFSQSANMSDLDILNQWIEVPENQLIFLEYVKTHFAVTLAMSDPDIESVKEILLKEIRKEKKRVRIYRLRAIMKYAAIAVVFLGIGILMQKNIFGNNITKEIIVPRKDVITLKLGDGNVKIISADGTSKVYDANGKVVGEQNGKELVYTNNGKATKLVYNTLTIPRGRRFNITLSDGTVVYLNAGSSMTYPVQFIKNKNRKIFLTGEAYFDVTHDKKHPFIVNASKLDVQVYGTKFNVSNYPEDQATDVVLVEGSVGMSQAGLPQKAENEFFLTPGYKGTFNKEDKKISNEKVNTSLYTSWMTGNLVFRNESFAKIVKKLELHYNVQIINNNKNLANETFNATIETDHETIEQVFNYFKKVYQIDYTIVENKIIIN; encoded by the coding sequence ATGGATTTTAAAGAAATTGAAATTATAATCATTAAGTATTTTTCCCAGTCGGCAAATATGTCTGATTTGGATATTTTAAACCAATGGATAGAAGTTCCAGAAAACCAATTGATTTTCCTGGAATATGTAAAAACGCATTTTGCAGTCACATTAGCTATGAGTGATCCGGATATAGAATCTGTTAAAGAGATATTGCTGAAAGAGATTAGAAAAGAAAAGAAGAGAGTTCGTATCTATCGACTCCGTGCAATAATGAAATACGCCGCAATAGCTGTTGTATTTTTAGGGATAGGTATTTTAATGCAGAAGAATATCTTTGGCAATAACATTACTAAAGAAATAATTGTACCTAGAAAAGATGTAATTACATTAAAATTAGGAGATGGAAATGTCAAAATTATTTCTGCTGATGGAACTTCAAAAGTATATGATGCCAACGGAAAGGTTGTCGGCGAACAGAATGGCAAAGAGCTGGTATATACAAATAATGGCAAAGCAACTAAATTAGTATATAATACTCTAACAATTCCTAGAGGAAGACGTTTTAATATTACCCTTTCCGATGGAACAGTAGTGTATTTAAATGCCGGAAGTTCTATGACTTATCCAGTTCAGTTTATTAAAAACAAAAATCGAAAGATATTCTTAACAGGTGAAGCTTATTTTGATGTCACTCACGATAAAAAACATCCATTTATTGTCAATGCCAGCAAACTAGATGTACAGGTTTACGGGACAAAATTCAATGTCAGTAATTATCCGGAAGATCAGGCCACTGATGTAGTGCTTGTTGAAGGCTCCGTAGGTATGTCACAGGCGGGACTCCCTCAAAAGGCTGAAAACGAATTCTTTTTAACTCCCGGATATAAAGGAACTTTCAACAAAGAGGACAAGAAAATTTCTAACGAAAAGGTAAATACTTCATTATATACGTCATGGATGACCGGTAATCTTGTTTTTAGAAATGAATCTTTTGCAAAGATTGTTAAAAAATTAGAACTGCACTACAACGTGCAAATTATCAATAATAACAAAAATTTGGCAAACGAAACTTTTAATGCCACAATTGAAACTGATCATGAAACCATTGAACAGGTATTCAATTACTTTAAAAAAGTTTATCAGATTGACTACACTATTGTAGAAAACAAAATTATAATCAATTAA